From the genome of Aspergillus oryzae RIB40 DNA, chromosome 4:
caagcaaaACCATACTTCTACTCCTTCGGTTAGTTCGAAATTAAATGGAGCGACCGCCAACGGCGTGGACAACATTGACAGCCCGTACTTCAGAGAACTGCAAAGGTTCGTCATTTCCAAATGAAGTTCTGCGCATTCGCACTTTGATACGGAGCTAACAGGACGCTTATAGGAGCTTGCGCAATACTGTGAAGAAGCTGGTCAGTGACTACACCCCAGACTACCCTCTTGTGTCCCTTACCACTCACATTGCCTTGGACAGAATGCGACCGCTAAAGTTGATGCCATCATTGCCGAAAATCCCGGAAAATCCCTTGATGACCTGGTtgccgagaagaagatcaatgccGACCAAAAGGCGCAGGCATTGAAGAAGCCCGCTCTGCAAGCCACTATCGCTCAGATTGAAGAGCAGATCGCCAACTACAAGGAATTTGCTGCCCAGTACGAGCAACGCCTGGCCACCCAGCAGGCCGAGTTAGCGAAGGCCCATAAAGAGGAGTTGGACGCAATTCAGGAGAAAGCTGTCTCTGAGGCTAAGAAAGCGAGTCAGACTGACTTGAGACAGCGTCTGCTTAGCTTGAGCAAATTTCTCTGTGCTGCTGCCACCATGAGACGCTCTGGCGACGAAACCTCCAGTCTGACTCGTGCCTTTGAAGGTGTTCTATACCAGGTTTATGGAGGGTCGCACGAGGCCGTCAATTCGATGTTAAAGCTAATTGATGGTGTGGATGAAAAGGTTGTCAGTGTTGAAGGGGAGGCACTGGAGATCACCTGTAAGGCAACTACCTCCCGCCCCAATGACCCAGTTCCTCGTTGCTAACGGCTCTGGTCTATTAGATAACAAAGTGAAACAAACTTCTGAAGAGCACGCCCCCGCAACTGAAGAAGTAGGCACGGATGCTGCTCCCGAATCGGATCCTACTCTGGCCAATGCTGGTTACACTGAACTCCAGGATTGCTCTTATGACACCGGAATCCCCGCCGCGAGCGAGCCCACCACTGCTGTATCCCAGCCCGAGCAGGTCGCTCCACCGGCGCAGACGCTCGTTGACGATGCTGCTAACCCTGTTGCCGAGGCTAGCTGGAATCCCAAGACTGGCGATTCACTTGCATCCTCGGCGAATAACGATGGCTGGGTTGAAGTGCCACGTGATCCGGCCGAGACTGATACTGGCCTTGAGGCTACCCCTGTAGCTGCTGACACGGGCGACAACAATGTGATTACAGAAGAGACCACGGAAAATGGTGCTGAGAATGTCACTGTGTCTAAATCGCAAGGCGGCGACGGTTTCGAAGCGGTCGTGCATCATCAGAGACAGCCTAGTTcccgtggccgtggccgtggCGGGCGTGGACGTGACGGGTTTCGGGGACGCGGACGTGGTGATTTCAGGGGTCGTGGTAGAGGTCGTGGCGGCCGCGGACGTGGCGGACCTAATGGCAACACAGTCACCCCTCCTGCCGGATCTCAGTAAAGCATACGCTTCAATTGTCAGTGAACCTACCGCCTTGGTCGGGATAGGCTGTCTGTGAGAGTCTGTCACCAGTTCCCACGCTTTCTACTTTACCATACACCAGACTTCTGACACTGCTTCTTGGGCTCCTTAAAGTCTCTCCTTTCCCACTGCGGCCATTGTGGTCTTCTGCATTCTCTATCTGTCTTACTATTCCTATCTAATAGGTTATGGGTAATGGTGGTGTTACGGGTCACGAAAGCGACGAATCTTCTGAAATGCTTACAATAAGGGGTCGGAAGGCTGAGGGAAGAGACATTGGCTTATGTCTTTACAAGCCTCCTTGGCTCTAcgtcttttttccttttggaaGATAAACTCCAAAAGTCGGTTCCTGGTTGTACATGTCTTGCATCTTTGAGCGTGCATGGTATATTGCTctttaatttctttcttctcctcccccctcttctcatGGGTAGTTCGGCTCTCATGGCTGCGCTTTTAACTAGTCAACACTCTTCtgtaatttattttataattttGTTGGCGCATGGGGTCGATGGCTGGACCGTTGGACGTGGCAGTGTGCTTGGACGGAGACTGGCTGTTGACAGCCTGAGAGGATGCGTTTGTGGGTGAAAGGGCGACTGGACCTGCTTTTCAGTGTAGTAAAGTTGCAGTCAGTCAATGGGACCAGCGGCAGATATCACTGTACaggttttttcttcttttggatcATGACGAGTAATTCCATGCCTTATATTTCGCCGATCATGTGGCTTACATAAGTCGACAAATTGATTCATTTTAGGGAATCGATCAGATCATCGGTTTGCAAAGGTCATCCCCCCAGCTacatttatttatttatacatTTGGGATCGGGAAATCTTCATGCTGGACTaatcgttctttctttcttttcacttACCCATAGACTTGACCTTTTCCCTTTACGATCGTTATGGCGCTAGCCGCTGATCagcggaagaagatcctcaaggTCTTGATGACATCTTTGCTTCTGGATTTGGTACGTGACCCTCAGTTCCTATCCAGCCGACTGCGCCGTCTTAACCATTGTCTTCCAGATATCCTTCACCTTCATTTTACCGCTATTTCCTTCCTTATTGACGTTCTACCGCAACGCAGACCCTTCCCCCGCGTCTCTCTTGAATCAAATATTTCGCTACCTAAACGCTTACAAGAACGCTTTTGCCAAAACAATCGACTCCCGCTATGATATCGTCCTTCTAGGAGGCGCTCTGGGTTcgctcttctctttcctccagGCCCTTGCCGCCCCAGTCATCGGGCGTCTCTCCGACAAATATGGCCGCAGGACAGCGCTTCTATGCTCAATGGCGGGCAATATCCTTAGCGTCGCGCTCTGGGTTGCTGCCACAGACTTTCGCACCTTTGTTGCTAGTCGCATTGTTGGAGGCCTTAGTGAAGGCAATGTGCAGCTGGCTAATGCTATAGCCACTGATATCAGCGATGCCAGTCAGAGGGGCTCGACCATGGCCTTAGTGGGCGCTTGCTTTAGCATTGCATTTACTTGCGGCCCAGTGTTGGGGGCAGCTCTTTCCAACATTACGGTCGTGGCGGCGAATCCGTTTGCAACGGCTGCGGGGATGTCGCTTCTTCTGATCGTTGTCGAGACGCTCTATCTGTACCTCTGCCTCCCGGAGACGCACCCTCGTCTCACTAAGCTCACCCAAGCTACGCCTCAGTCCAACGGTACCAAGTTTGCGAGCAGTGAAACGAGTCGTTCAACACCGCGCGTGCATACCAATAATCCTGCCGTGCTCAATCTgattcatttcctctttcttcttcccttctcggGCTTGgaattttcccttcccttcctgaCTGCGGCATTCTACGCCGGGCACAAAGCAAGCCCTTCCGCGCTAAATGGCCGTCTCTTGTCTATGATGGGTCTCATTGCATCCTTGCTCCAGGGTACCGTCGTACGACGCTTGCCCCCGC
Proteins encoded in this window:
- a CDS encoding uncharacterized protein (predicted protein), whose protein sequence is MAAASVNNSNPQAQPESPSEKLKQNHTSTPSVSSKLNGATANGVDNIDSPYFRELQRSLRNTVKKLNATAKVDAIIAENPGKSLDDLVAEKKINADQKAQALKKPALQATIAQIEEQIANYKEFAAQYEQRLATQQAELAKAHKEELDAIQEKAVSEAKKASQTDLRQRLLSLSKFLCAAATMRRSGDETSSLTRAFEGVLYQVYGGSHEAVNSMLKLIDGVDEKVVSVEGEALEITYNKVKQTSEEHAPATEEVGTDAAPESDPTLANAGYTELQDCSYDTGIPAASEPTTAVSQPEQVAPPAQTLVDDAANPVAEASWNPKTGDSLASSANNDGWVEVPRDPAETDTGLEATPVAADTGDNNVITEETTENGAENVTVSKSQGGDGFEAVVHHQRQPSSRGRGRGGRGRDGFRGRGRGDFRGRGRGRGGRGRGGPNGNTVTPPAGSQ
- a CDS encoding putative tetracycline transporter (permease of the major facilitator superfamily), producing the protein MALAADQRKKILKVLMTSLLLDLISFTFILPLFPSLLTFYRNADPSPASLLNQIFRYLNAYKNAFAKTIDSRYDIVLLGGALGSLFSFLQALAAPVIGRLSDKYGRRTALLCSMAGNILSVALWVAATDFRTFVASRIVGGLSEGNVQLANAIATDISDASQRGSTMALVGACFSIAFTCGPVLGAALSNITVVAANPFATAAGMSLLLIVVETLYLYLCLPETHPRLTKLTQATPQSNGTKFASSETSRSTPRVHTNNPAVLNLIHFLFLLPFSGLEFSLPFLTAAFYAGHKASPSALNGRLLSMMGLIASLLQGTVVRRLPPLVTVRAGVVACTISFFLLARVSSLPGLYVASGFLAITSATVVTGLNSLGSFEAQEGERGAVLGRLRSWGQVGRATGPVLFCSLFWWVGREIAYTTGGFLMLAVCVGVFTTLRSPPIAPAAQKKK